CTATTGGGCAAGCCCTTGTAGAACAAGATGGCATCGGTTTCAAAGTGCTTGGCATTCTTCGCGGTAATCTTTCGCTTTATGCCCGTACCCGGCTCGAGATAGCAGTATCCATGCACGCCCCGAGGCAGTAAGGCCACCGCTTCGCCCGTATCCAGACGTCCGAGCATTGCGCCAAACGCCTCGTCTTGCCAGCCGTCCGTGAGCTGCACGCGACGACGCATCGTGCCCGTGGGGCGGCAAAGCCAATCGAGTCGCTCTTCGACATCGGTAATATCGTCGGGCACGTGACCCGCATGAATGCCCAGAAACCGCAGGCACGCGCGCGAAGCGCCATCGACCTGCTCAACGTCGTTCACGGAAAAGTGCGGAGCATTCTGGGGGTTGCTCACGCTCGCGGCAAGCTCGGCGTACGCACGCTCGGTCATCTCGCTGTCGAGCTTCGCGCGCGTTTCTATTTGAGATTCGATCCACCTAGTCATTGCGCACCAACTCCGCATATGCGCCGTCTTTTGCCACGAGCTCGTCGTGCGTGCCGCGCTCCACGATCTTGCCATCCTCCATCACGACGATTTCGTCGCAATCGCGTATAGTCGACAGGCGATGGGCCACAACGATGCAGGTGATATCGCGTTCGCGGATGCATCGGATGATTTCCTCTTCCGTCTTGGCATCCAAGGCGCTCGTTGCCTCATCCAAAATGATGATGGTAGGGTCTTGGGCTAGAACGCGGGCAATTTCCAAGCGCTGCAACTGCCCGCCCGAAAAGTTTCCACCACCAGGCTGAACAGGCGAAGAGTAACCACCTTCGCGCTCTAGGATGACATCGTGGATACCCGCATCACGGCAAGCCAGCACCACTTCGTAATCCTCGATGGAGGCATCCCACAGCTTCACGTTTTCCGAAACGGTGTCGTCGAAGGAAACGATGTCCTGGTCCACTACGGCAAGCGACCCACGCAACACTGGGCGAGGAATATCGGAAATGGGCGTGCCATCGATCGTGACCTCTCCGCCCCAGGGCGCATACAAGCCGCTCACCAACTTGGCAATCGTGCTCTTTCCGCATCCGGAACCGCCTACGAGCGCAACCCACTGACCGGGCTTCATATGCAAATCGAAACCGTCGATGAGTGGCGGCTCCAGCGGCGAATAGCCAAACGTGATCCCATTCAAATCGACGTAGCCCTGAAGCTTCTCTCGATCCAGGCTCTGCGCGTCAACGGCCTCGTCACCATCTTCGGGAACATCTACGGGATACCGCATGACGTCCTCGATACGCTCCATCTGCGTCTGCATTTCCTGAATGGACTGCCCCAGCACGACTATCTGCCCCACCGGCTGCATGAAGGCATTGAGGAAGCCCGTGAAGGCCAACAGCATGCCAGGCGTGAACTGCTCCTCGACGATGAGCCAAATGCCCAGCACCAGCACGGCAATGTTGGCAATCTGCGTAACGAGCTGGGGGACCATGCCCAGGTACTCGTTCAGCTTGGCCGAACGGGCATGGCTCTCGTTCACCGCAGCCTGATAGCCTGCCCAACGTCCGAAGAATCCGTCTTCCGCGCCAGCGGCCTTGATGGTCTCAATCATCTCGATGCCGCTTACGGTTGACGCGTAGAGCTTGCCGGCAGACATGGCGCCCGAACGCGAAATGTTGATGCGCTTCTTTGAAATATAGCGCGCCAGGAACGCATTGCAGACAACCGTGAGCACGCCCACGACCGTAAGCAAAATGCTGTAGTTCAGCATGATGATCAGGTACAGCACCAGCATGACCACGTTGATGAGCACAGGCGCGAGCTGCCCGATGAGAGCAAAGGCAATCGTCTCGTTGGCCAATTGCCTCTGCTGCAGATCGCCCACCATGCGTTGGGCGTAGAAGCCCGCCGGCAAATGCAGCAAATGGCGCATGAAGCGCGAGGAGCTCACCACGGCAATTTTGCCCTGGATGCGCATGAGCCATGCAGCGTTCATGATGGAAACGATGCCGATAATCATGGCAAGCACGAACATCACTATCGTTACGGGAACAAGCCAATCGGGGTTGCTGCCGGAAAGGATGCGGTCCAGGAACACCTGACCCATGGACGTATCAACGATCGTGGCAATGGAAACGATGGCGGCGGTGATCATCACGAACGCCACCGCGGGGCCAAGCCCCCGCAGGCGCTCGCGCGCATAGGCAGTGGTATCGGGCTTCTTCCCGCCCTTCTGAAACGCATCGGTCTTCTCAAACACGAGCGCAATGCCCGTAAAGGAATCCTCGAACTGCTCGATAGGAATCTTCACCTGCCCGCGTGCCGGGTCGTTGATGTAGGCAAACTTGCCCCTAAACCCACGCAGCACCACGAAATGGTTGAAGTTCCAGAACAGAATGCAGGGAAACGATCCCGAAGAACGAAGGGCGGAAGCGGAATACGACATACCCTTGGCGGAAAGGCCGTACGACCGAGCCGCCTTGAGGATATTGGACGCACGCGAACCGTCTCGAGAAACACCGCAATCGGCGCGCACTTGCTCCAGGGCGACCCATTTCCCGTAATACGCCAAGATCATAGCTAGGCAGGCGGCCCCACATTCCAAGGCCTCCATTTGCATGACCTGCGGAACTTTGACAATGCGGCGCGCCATACGCTACTGCCTCCCAAGGATAAGGGAAATGGGGGCAACGCGTTCGACCGTAATGTTTACCGTAAGGGGGACGCTGGAAGGAAGATTCGAGGAATCACCCTCGAAGATGACCTGGTACGCCCAGTCGCCTTGCAGCAACGCATGCACCAGATAGTCGTTGGATAGTATCTGGTTCGCCTCATCGCGGGAAGCGGGGATAGGAGCGACGCTCTTGACTTCCATGAGCTCGCCGCCGATGTTGACGATATCGCCCTCATGGACCTTTGCCACATCTCCGGCATCGAGGAAGCACATGGCCTGGCCATCTACTACCACGCCCGTAGAGGAAACGCTGGTGGATACCGAACCGAAAATGCCCCATACGAGCAACCCGGCAAGAAGCGCAATGCAGGCGCCCAGGAACACCCAGACGCTGGGGCTAGTTATGCGGACGTACTTTTCCAAATCGTCGGGACTGCGCAAGCGTTCGACAGCCCGATTGTTGAATATGGAGCTACCCGTTTCAGCCATTCCGCCCCCCTCAGAACATAAGCTTATTGTACAGAGTAATGGCAGGCTAGAACAAACAATATCACGTATTTGGAAGTGTCACCCTCCCGTTTCTGGGCATGGAGGCGGCAGCGTTTCAAAACGGTATCCAGGCGTGCGAGCCCCGCAACGGGAGCGGTACAATGGCCGAAGTGGACATCGAGGGAGGGACCAACATGAACCTCGACGCAGAAAAGACGGAGAGCAAAGACCAGGCAGCGCCGTCGCGCACCGCAGGCGAAGCGGGATGGCACGTATCGCGCTACAACATCAGCGCGCCCATTCCCGATACGAATCTCACGGCCATCGCAAACCTGTTCAAGGGAAACTGCGCCAAATACACCCCCATCGAGCTCTACCTGCTTTCCGTGCTGGAAGAACTCGACGAGCACCACCCCATCATCGAGCGCTTCGCCAAGCGCGGCATCATCGCCAACTTCGACGAACGCGCCGCGCTCGAATGCATGGGACGCGGAGCATGCGGAAGGGCCCCTATGGTAGGGCTCACCATCTGCCCCACCATAGGATGCAACTTCGACTGCCCATACTGCTTCCAAGATCACGGCCGTGGCCATATGACGAAAGAAGTGCAAGACGATGTAATCGCCCTAACGGAGCGCATGCTCAGCACGTCATCGGCCAAAAAGCTGCACGTAACCTGGTTCGGCGGAGAACCGCTGCTCGTCCCCAACATCATCGAATCGCTTTCCGAGCGGCTCATCGCCCTTGCCGAGGAGCATGGCGCTTCCTACCAGGCGTCCATTATCACAAACGGGTACTTGCTCACCCAAGATATCGCCGACATGCTTCACCACTACAAGGTGGAATCCGCCCAAATTACCGTGGACGGGCTCGACCCCACCCACAACGCCACGCGCTACCTGCGCGGAGGGGGCCCCACGTTCGACCGCATCATCGCGAACCTGCGCGATCTGAGTCTGCCTTTCAGGGTGAACATACGCCACAACGTCCACGAGGATAACCGCGACGAGGTGGAAAAGCTCGAGGCATTCATCAACCAGCTTGCAAGCGAATCGGGGAACAAGCTCCACTACTACCCCGCCCCCGTATCGGACAGTTCGACCGCGGAAGAGCGAGGCAGGCAGGTGGGCCTGCTTTGCTCCAACGAGGAAAGCGACGTGAGCATCCGCCAGGAGTCCAAGCGCTTCAGCCAGGGGCGCGGTCACTACTGCGGCGCGCATACCCTATGGGCAATTGGCATCGATGATGCGGGTAACCTGCATAAGTGCTGGGAAGCCGTGGACAAGCCCGACCTTAGCTTCGGCACTGCACACGACTGGGATCCGGCGGACCCCATCAATTCAGCCTCCAACGCCGACAACCTCACGAAGTTCCTGAATACCGCCTGCCCCGTCCCCGATGAGGAATGCCGGGAATGCGTTTGGCTGCCCACCTGCGTAGGCGGGTGCCCCTACCGGCGCCTCTTCGAAGCACGCAAATGCATTCCATTCAAGGACAACCCCGAGGGTTACGTACTGGCCCTCCAGGAGCGCATCGGCGAAAACGAGGAAGGCCAGAACGAGGGCGACGCATAACGCAACCTTATCGCCATTCACATGCACGTCCCGGTAGCCACTTCCCTCAACGAGCACGTCGGCCGCCTTCGACCCTTGGCGCATGACGATGAGCGACCCACTGGTGTCGTCGCACGGGCAAAACAAAGGGCCCGCTGGCGCAATGCCATGCGGGCCCTTGAAGGCAATGGAGTGCAACAGCTATCGAGCCGATTCCCTCAGCAGGTCGTAGACCTCGGTGGCGGTCTTCAGCTGCATGGCCTTTTCGGCCAGCGCGCATGCGTCTTCCTTGCTCCACAGCGAAATGCTCTTGCGCGTGGCAAGTACGCTGGTGCCGGAGACGGAGTACTCGCCCAGACCAAA
This genomic stretch from Denitrobacterium detoxificans harbors:
- a CDS encoding NHLP family bacteriocin export ABC transporter peptidase/permease/ATPase subunit — protein: MARRIVKVPQVMQMEALECGAACLAMILAYYGKWVALEQVRADCGVSRDGSRASNILKAARSYGLSAKGMSYSASALRSSGSFPCILFWNFNHFVVLRGFRGKFAYINDPARGQVKIPIEQFEDSFTGIALVFEKTDAFQKGGKKPDTTAYARERLRGLGPAVAFVMITAAIVSIATIVDTSMGQVFLDRILSGSNPDWLVPVTIVMFVLAMIIGIVSIMNAAWLMRIQGKIAVVSSSRFMRHLLHLPAGFYAQRMVGDLQQRQLANETIAFALIGQLAPVLINVVMLVLYLIIMLNYSILLTVVGVLTVVCNAFLARYISKKRINISRSGAMSAGKLYASTVSGIEMIETIKAAGAEDGFFGRWAGYQAAVNESHARSAKLNEYLGMVPQLVTQIANIAVLVLGIWLIVEEQFTPGMLLAFTGFLNAFMQPVGQIVVLGQSIQEMQTQMERIEDVMRYPVDVPEDGDEAVDAQSLDREKLQGYVDLNGITFGYSPLEPPLIDGFDLHMKPGQWVALVGGSGCGKSTIAKLVSGLYAPWGGEVTIDGTPISDIPRPVLRGSLAVVDQDIVSFDDTVSENVKLWDASIEDYEVVLACRDAGIHDVILEREGGYSSPVQPGGGNFSGGQLQRLEIARVLAQDPTIIILDEATSALDAKTEEEIIRCIRERDITCIVVAHRLSTIRDCDEIVVMEDGKIVERGTHDELVAKDGAYAELVRND
- a CDS encoding radical SAM/SPASM domain-containing protein, with protein sequence MAEVDIEGGTNMNLDAEKTESKDQAAPSRTAGEAGWHVSRYNISAPIPDTNLTAIANLFKGNCAKYTPIELYLLSVLEELDEHHPIIERFAKRGIIANFDERAALECMGRGACGRAPMVGLTICPTIGCNFDCPYCFQDHGRGHMTKEVQDDVIALTERMLSTSSAKKLHVTWFGGEPLLVPNIIESLSERLIALAEEHGASYQASIITNGYLLTQDIADMLHHYKVESAQITVDGLDPTHNATRYLRGGGPTFDRIIANLRDLSLPFRVNIRHNVHEDNRDEVEKLEAFINQLASESGNKLHYYPAPVSDSSTAEERGRQVGLLCSNEESDVSIRQESKRFSQGRGHYCGAHTLWAIGIDDAGNLHKCWEAVDKPDLSFGTAHDWDPADPINSASNADNLTKFLNTACPVPDEECRECVWLPTCVGGCPYRRLFEARKCIPFKDNPEGYVLALQERIGENEEGQNEGDA